A region of Propionispora hippei DSM 15287 DNA encodes the following proteins:
- a CDS encoding TetR/AcrR family transcriptional regulator encodes MRQAELIDAAEELFLAAGYQNTMIQDIVKKVGVAQGTFYYYFASKDAVLEAIFTKHFQNMLAEIKSYHQNHIPALEQLNLFINLFYKLSYSGKPGLLAKILYKEKQGLLINQLWRKTQMISIPSLIPILERCNQEGVTHVQHMEETLAFFLGIIASLLEASSPLIHGHESNPEVVSRKIGIAEKMLDTLFSAPNGSIRFQAVDLPFPAEEECSGMEKNDQQTI; translated from the coding sequence GATATCAAAATACCATGATCCAGGATATCGTGAAAAAAGTCGGTGTGGCCCAGGGAACCTTTTATTATTACTTTGCTTCCAAAGACGCTGTCCTGGAAGCGATTTTTACCAAGCATTTTCAAAACATGCTGGCTGAAATCAAATCGTACCACCAGAATCATATCCCGGCCCTTGAGCAGCTTAATTTATTTATTAATCTGTTCTATAAGCTCTCATATTCCGGGAAACCAGGTCTTTTGGCTAAAATATTATATAAAGAAAAACAGGGCCTGCTGATTAATCAGCTTTGGCGCAAAACCCAGATGATTTCGATTCCTTCGCTCATCCCTATCCTGGAACGATGTAATCAGGAAGGTGTCACCCATGTGCAGCATATGGAGGAAACGCTTGCCTTTTTTCTTGGCATTATAGCTTCCCTGTTGGAAGCATCTTCCCCGCTGATCCATGGTCACGAATCCAATCCGGAAGTTGTGTCCAGGAAGATCGGCATTGCGGAAAAAATGCTGGATACCTTATTTTCCGCTCCCAACGGCAGCATTCGCTTCCAGGCGGTCGACCTTCCTTTCCCCGCAGAGGAGGAATGCTCCGGTATGGAAAAAAACGATCAGCAAACTATCTAA